Proteins encoded in a region of the Mercenaria mercenaria strain notata chromosome 1, MADL_Memer_1, whole genome shotgun sequence genome:
- the LOC123545046 gene encoding arrestin domain-containing protein 3-like isoform X1 produces the protein MGKKEVFQIILDNPSEIFYPDQLVSGRVVLQLFDDMKISAINVIFKGFANVRWSEGGGDKRRTYSSTEKYFHTKVCLFGKEQTGKDDVKLKPDKYSYPFSFQLAKGLPSSYEAKIGRVRYTLKAHIDIPWAFDKYTKRLITVVNLLDLNAIPGAMNGSSKTDEKTLCCLCCKSDPITATVMLDRTGYVPGESVVFRAEINNRSDREMTCSSAKLVMLVLYHATSKTKKVNNVLFELKHGKIDGGGTDIWMNEKLHIPPVPPSYLQGCNIIDIRYYVMITVDPSGAGFDLNVPLEVVIGSIPLSSIAEQHGMVLPQQPQATLLQPSPGAPKGIYSATAMPTNLPQATLVESAMGRVNTTEDDDTKETTGNTDFAPVYTYYNWDKPDPKNTFTVQCQ, from the exons ATGGGTAAGAAAGAGGTGTTCCAGATAATCTTGGACAATCCGAGCGAGATTTTCTACCCAGATCAGCTAGTGTCAGGTAGAGTGGTCTTACAGCTCTTTGATGACATGAAAATATCAG CCATTAACGTCATTTTCAAAGGGTTCGCAAACGTTCGTTGGTCTGAAGGTGGTGGCGACAAGAGGAGAACATACAGCAGCACTGAAAAATACTTTCATACTAAAGTATGTTTATTTGGTAAAG aacaaaCTGGTAAAGACGACGTTAAACTGAAGCCGGACAAGTACAGTTATCCTTTCAGTTTCCAGCTGGCTAAGGGGTTACCGTCATCCTACGAGGCAAAGATAGGCCGAGTTCGATATACTTTAAAAGCACACATTGACATACCATGGGCAtttgacaaatatacaaaaagaTTAATTACAGTCGTTAATCTGCTCGATTTAAACGCTATTCCTGGTGCAATG aaTGGGTCATCAAAAACTGACGAGAAGACCCTTTGCTGTTTATGTTGCAAGTCCGATCCTATCACAGCCACCGTCATGTTGGACAGGACAGGATATGTACCGGGAGAGTCAGTCGTCTTCCGGGCGGAAATCAACAACAGAAGTGACAGAGAAATGACATGCAGCTCCGCCAAACTTGTTATG CTAGTTTTGTATCATGCAACGTCCAAGACAAAGAAAGTAAATAACGTTCTCTTTGAGCTGAAGCACGGGAAAATTGATGGCGGTGGCACGGATATTTGGATGAACGAAAAACTGCACATACCGCCTGTACCCCCGTCTTATCTCCAAGGCTGTAACATTATAGATATCAGATATTATGTGATG atcaCGGTGGATCCGTCTGGCGCTGGCTTTGATCTTAATGTTCCACTTGAAGTTGTGATTGGCAGCATTCCACTATCGTCCATTGCTGAACAACACGGCATGGTGCTACCACAGCAACCCCAGGCTACACTTCTACAACCGTCACCCGGAGCACCAAAAGGCATTTACAGTGCCACCGCCATGCCAACAAACTTAC CTCAAGCTACGCTGGTAGAGAGTGCCATGGGTCGTGTTAACACAACGGAAGATGATGACACCAAGGAGACAACAGGCAACACAGACTTTGCTCCAGTCTACACATATTATAACTGGGATAAACCAGACCCTAAAAATACATTCACTGTGCAGTGTCAGTAA
- the LOC123545046 gene encoding arrestin domain-containing protein 3-like isoform X2, producing MGKKEVFQIILDNPSEIFYPDQLVSAINVIFKGFANVRWSEGGGDKRRTYSSTEKYFHTKVCLFGKEQTGKDDVKLKPDKYSYPFSFQLAKGLPSSYEAKIGRVRYTLKAHIDIPWAFDKYTKRLITVVNLLDLNAIPGAMNGSSKTDEKTLCCLCCKSDPITATVMLDRTGYVPGESVVFRAEINNRSDREMTCSSAKLVMLVLYHATSKTKKVNNVLFELKHGKIDGGGTDIWMNEKLHIPPVPPSYLQGCNIIDIRYYVMITVDPSGAGFDLNVPLEVVIGSIPLSSIAEQHGMVLPQQPQATLLQPSPGAPKGIYSATAMPTNLPQATLVESAMGRVNTTEDDDTKETTGNTDFAPVYTYYNWDKPDPKNTFTVQCQ from the exons ATGGGTAAGAAAGAGGTGTTCCAGATAATCTTGGACAATCCGAGCGAGATTTTCTACCCAGATCAGCTAGTGTCAG CCATTAACGTCATTTTCAAAGGGTTCGCAAACGTTCGTTGGTCTGAAGGTGGTGGCGACAAGAGGAGAACATACAGCAGCACTGAAAAATACTTTCATACTAAAGTATGTTTATTTGGTAAAG aacaaaCTGGTAAAGACGACGTTAAACTGAAGCCGGACAAGTACAGTTATCCTTTCAGTTTCCAGCTGGCTAAGGGGTTACCGTCATCCTACGAGGCAAAGATAGGCCGAGTTCGATATACTTTAAAAGCACACATTGACATACCATGGGCAtttgacaaatatacaaaaagaTTAATTACAGTCGTTAATCTGCTCGATTTAAACGCTATTCCTGGTGCAATG aaTGGGTCATCAAAAACTGACGAGAAGACCCTTTGCTGTTTATGTTGCAAGTCCGATCCTATCACAGCCACCGTCATGTTGGACAGGACAGGATATGTACCGGGAGAGTCAGTCGTCTTCCGGGCGGAAATCAACAACAGAAGTGACAGAGAAATGACATGCAGCTCCGCCAAACTTGTTATG CTAGTTTTGTATCATGCAACGTCCAAGACAAAGAAAGTAAATAACGTTCTCTTTGAGCTGAAGCACGGGAAAATTGATGGCGGTGGCACGGATATTTGGATGAACGAAAAACTGCACATACCGCCTGTACCCCCGTCTTATCTCCAAGGCTGTAACATTATAGATATCAGATATTATGTGATG atcaCGGTGGATCCGTCTGGCGCTGGCTTTGATCTTAATGTTCCACTTGAAGTTGTGATTGGCAGCATTCCACTATCGTCCATTGCTGAACAACACGGCATGGTGCTACCACAGCAACCCCAGGCTACACTTCTACAACCGTCACCCGGAGCACCAAAAGGCATTTACAGTGCCACCGCCATGCCAACAAACTTAC CTCAAGCTACGCTGGTAGAGAGTGCCATGGGTCGTGTTAACACAACGGAAGATGATGACACCAAGGAGACAACAGGCAACACAGACTTTGCTCCAGTCTACACATATTATAACTGGGATAAACCAGACCCTAAAAATACATTCACTGTGCAGTGTCAGTAA
- the LOC123545045 gene encoding retinol dehydrogenase 16-like isoform X2 produces the protein MSLGDLLPLQFYEIAFLCTLLFVPVVSFRGDLENYFFGVLVIYMLLRVIRNRKKSKLPADGKAVFISGCDSGFGHMVAEKMDKEGYVVFAGCLNESGDGANNLKKKCSDKLHIIALDVTDEKSVSSAGNYVREHLENLELWALFNNAGVYGHGDVEMCPVETFKFLADVNLFGMVRLTQEFLPLIRKSQGRVVNMSSINGRFTWPCAAAYNASKYGIECVSDSLRMEMRKFGVKVAIIEPAMFGGNTDIHSEQNIARHYKQINEVWASKTEEVKSVYSKKYLKHQIDTIAQLRQKLAAKSPDGVIDAVVDAITSSAPECRYAVHGGPFPVDLIVVLATVYPYLPETLTDWFLCRVTGHLNKDILQDSSPEPAAQNGIKSE, from the exons ATGTCTCTTGGAGACCTGTTACCCTTGCAATTCTACGAGATTGCTTTCCTGTGCACGTTACTATTTGTGCCAGTTGTTTCTTTCCGAGGTGATCTGGAGAACTACTTTTTCGGAGTACTCGTCATTTACATGTTGCTGCGAGTGATTAGAAACCGGAAGAAGTCCAAACTACCAGCTGACGGGAAGGCTGTGTTTATTTCCGGTTGTGATTCCg GTTTCGGACATATGGTAGCAGAGAAAATGGACAAAGAAGGCTACGTAGTGTTTGCAGGTTGTTTGAATGAAAGTGGTGACGGTGCtaataatttgaagaaaaaatgctcgGACAAACTCCATATTATTGCCCTTGACGTGACAGATGAGAAAAGTGTCTCTTCCGCCGGAAATTACGTCAGAGAGCACCTTGAAAACCTTG aacTATGGGCGCTTTTCAACAACGCTGGAGTGTATGGACACGGCGATGTCGAGATGTGCCCAGTAGAAACCTTCAAATTCCTAGCAGACGTCAATTTGTTCGGGATGGTCAGACTTACACAAGAGTTCCTGCCTCTTATACGCAAATCGCAAG GTCGTGTGGTGAACATGTCCAGTATAAATGGAAGATTTACCTGGCCGTGTGCCGCTGCATACAATGCTTCAAAATATGGGATAGAATGTGTTAGCGACTCTCTGCGCATGGAGATGAGAAAATTCGGGGTCAAGGTCGCTATCATTGAGCCCGCCATGTTTGGAGGAAACACTGACATTCACAGCGAACAAAAT ATCGCCCGTCATTACAAACAAATCAACGAGGTTTGGGCGAGTAAAACAGAGGAGGTGAAGTCGGTATACTCAAAGAAATACCTCAAGCACCAGATAGATACCATCGCACAATTACGCCAGAAACTGGCCGCCAAGAGCCCGGATGGCGTTATAGACGCTGTGGTCGATGCCATAACTAGTTCAGCCCCGGAGTGCAGATACGCTGTGCATGGTGGCCCATTTCCTGTAGATCTTATAGTG GTTTTAGCGACTGTGTATCCATACCTGCCAGAGACCCTGACTGACTGGTTCCTTTGCAGAGTAACTGGTCAtttgaataaagatattttacaagaCAGTTCACCTGAACCGGCGGCTCAAAATGGCATCAAATCTGAATGA
- the LOC123545045 gene encoding retinol dehydrogenase 16-like isoform X1, which produces MLMVYGGYIDFCYGGTKCTQLFIGLKVDRINMSLGDLLPLQFYEIAFLCTLLFVPVVSFRGDLENYFFGVLVIYMLLRVIRNRKKSKLPADGKAVFISGCDSGFGHMVAEKMDKEGYVVFAGCLNESGDGANNLKKKCSDKLHIIALDVTDEKSVSSAGNYVREHLENLELWALFNNAGVYGHGDVEMCPVETFKFLADVNLFGMVRLTQEFLPLIRKSQGRVVNMSSINGRFTWPCAAAYNASKYGIECVSDSLRMEMRKFGVKVAIIEPAMFGGNTDIHSEQNIARHYKQINEVWASKTEEVKSVYSKKYLKHQIDTIAQLRQKLAAKSPDGVIDAVVDAITSSAPECRYAVHGGPFPVDLIVVLATVYPYLPETLTDWFLCRVTGHLNKDILQDSSPEPAAQNGIKSE; this is translated from the exons ATGCTGATGGTGTATGGTGGCTATATTGATTTCTGCTACGGAGGCACTAAGTGTACACAGTTATTTATTGGCTTAAAGGTCGACAGA ATAAATATGTCTCTTGGAGACCTGTTACCCTTGCAATTCTACGAGATTGCTTTCCTGTGCACGTTACTATTTGTGCCAGTTGTTTCTTTCCGAGGTGATCTGGAGAACTACTTTTTCGGAGTACTCGTCATTTACATGTTGCTGCGAGTGATTAGAAACCGGAAGAAGTCCAAACTACCAGCTGACGGGAAGGCTGTGTTTATTTCCGGTTGTGATTCCg GTTTCGGACATATGGTAGCAGAGAAAATGGACAAAGAAGGCTACGTAGTGTTTGCAGGTTGTTTGAATGAAAGTGGTGACGGTGCtaataatttgaagaaaaaatgctcgGACAAACTCCATATTATTGCCCTTGACGTGACAGATGAGAAAAGTGTCTCTTCCGCCGGAAATTACGTCAGAGAGCACCTTGAAAACCTTG aacTATGGGCGCTTTTCAACAACGCTGGAGTGTATGGACACGGCGATGTCGAGATGTGCCCAGTAGAAACCTTCAAATTCCTAGCAGACGTCAATTTGTTCGGGATGGTCAGACTTACACAAGAGTTCCTGCCTCTTATACGCAAATCGCAAG GTCGTGTGGTGAACATGTCCAGTATAAATGGAAGATTTACCTGGCCGTGTGCCGCTGCATACAATGCTTCAAAATATGGGATAGAATGTGTTAGCGACTCTCTGCGCATGGAGATGAGAAAATTCGGGGTCAAGGTCGCTATCATTGAGCCCGCCATGTTTGGAGGAAACACTGACATTCACAGCGAACAAAAT ATCGCCCGTCATTACAAACAAATCAACGAGGTTTGGGCGAGTAAAACAGAGGAGGTGAAGTCGGTATACTCAAAGAAATACCTCAAGCACCAGATAGATACCATCGCACAATTACGCCAGAAACTGGCCGCCAAGAGCCCGGATGGCGTTATAGACGCTGTGGTCGATGCCATAACTAGTTCAGCCCCGGAGTGCAGATACGCTGTGCATGGTGGCCCATTTCCTGTAGATCTTATAGTG GTTTTAGCGACTGTGTATCCATACCTGCCAGAGACCCTGACTGACTGGTTCCTTTGCAGAGTAACTGGTCAtttgaataaagatattttacaagaCAGTTCACCTGAACCGGCGGCTCAAAATGGCATCAAATCTGAATGA